A region from the Drosophila takahashii strain IR98-3 E-12201 chromosome 2L, DtakHiC1v2, whole genome shotgun sequence genome encodes:
- the LOC108068786 gene encoding cytochrome b5-related protein has translation MAPNVEEDVAWKVSGISRTYPSYRQHRPITSESWLEGKNADDEAEGLWRINDKLYDLSDFAARHPGGASWIECTRGTDITEPFESHHIEERARGMLGKFEVRQASKPRNYKFTLKENGFYMTLKRRVREKLRKIEYSPTRKTEFLHLAILVSVFIFSWAGTILDSLVLQSVAGLALCWVATSTHNYFHQRDNWRMYTFNLTMMNFRNWRISHALSHHVYANSLHDLEMSMFEPFLCWIPDRHYASKTQRWISVIISPVVYVVLFQGQFILRLALSLTKRNLLHWDDLIGFTLPIFLYFSTGVGLLASLASWQIIVAVGSFIFGLVGLTAAHHDPRILHDGDTQRKDIDWGLYQVDTIIDRGDIKWSDLLVLTHFGEHALHHLFPTLDHGVLKQLYPELRKTMKEFDVELREINHWGHIKGQNQQLLRTKKNSLPPGSKKVK, from the exons ATGGCGCCCAACGTTGAAGAGGATGTGGCCTGGAAAGTATCGGGAATATCGAGGACTTATCCGAGCTACCGCCAACATCGACCCATTACAAGTGAAAG CTGGCTCGAGGGCAAGAATGCCGATGACGAGGCCGAAGGTCTTTGGCGCATTAACGATAAGCTCTATGACTTGAGCGACTTTGCCGCTCGCCATCCGGGCGGTGCCTCTTGGATTGAGTGCACCAGAGGCACGGATATCACGGAACCCTTCGAATCCCACCACATCGAGGAGCGGGCTCGAGGAATGCTGGGCAAATTCGAAGTGCGACAGGCCTCGAAGCCAAGGAACTACAAGTTTACCCTCAAAGAAAATGGTTTCTACATGACCCTAAAGCGGAGAGTTCGTGAAAAGCTGAGAAAAATCGAGTATTCTCCGACGAGGAAAACAGAG TTTCTCCACTTGGCCATCTTGGTGTCCGTCTTCATCTTCAGCTGGGCAGGAACAATTCTGGATTCTCTGGTACTTCAGAGTGTGGCTGGCTTAGCCCTTTGCTGGGTGGCCACCTCTACTCACAATTACTTTCATCAGCGGGATAATTGGCGGATGTATACCTTTAATCTGACTATGATGAACTTTCGGAACTGGCGGATTTCGCATGCCCTGTCACACCATGTTTATGCAAATTCGCTGCACGATCTGGAGATGTCTATGTTTGAGCCGTTCTTGTGCTGGATTCCCGATCGGCATTATGCCAGTAAAACGCAACGATGGATCTCTGTGATTATATCTCCGGTGGTGTATGTAGTCCTTTTCCAAGGACAGTTTATCCTGCG tttGGCTCTATCGCTGACTAAGAGGAATCTGTTGCACTGGGATGATCTTATTGGTTTTACCCTAccgatatttttatatttttccactGGCGTTGGTCTGCTGGCCAGTCTAGCTAGCTGGCAAATAATCGTGGCAGTGGGAAGCTTTATTTTTGGCCTAGTTGGTTTGACAGCAGCCCATCATGATCCTCGCATTCTACACGATGGCGATACGCAACGTAAGGACATCGATTGGGGTCTTTATCAGGTGGATACGATCATAGATCGCGGAGATATCAAGTGGTCGGACCTCTTGGTGCTCACTCACTTTGGAGAACACGCCCTGCACCATCTATTTCCCACACTCGATCATGGAGTGCTCAAGCAGCTCTATCCAGAGTTAAGGAAAACAATGAAAGAGTTTGACGTGGAACTGCGGGAGATCAATCATTGGGGTCACATCAAGGGACAAAATCAGCAATTGCTGAGGACCAAAAAGAATTCCCTTCCACCGGGTAGTAAGAAAGTGAAGTAG
- the LOC108068758 gene encoding UDP-glucosyltransferase 2-like: protein MSTAKALAEAGHNVTVVSMMKPKVMHKDIHLIVIPVTEEQQRSIEEQMAIMAGRKNSVLDTMSRFLNSLDVMIDSQADVLTDPRFLRIYETKFDLMILGYFLNDFQLAVAAKLKVPVILDGLMPPNFITDAFAGNPSELSYVPHMATIATQPMGFLKRTENLALHLFSKYMSTILESKLNHNYEKIYGGDKNLPSLKELRKNITLVFTGSHLISEGPIRPLVPAIIETGGIQVKDKPDPLPEDIGQFLNKSTQGAVFLSLGSNIKSSTVKPEIVQIIFKVLSGLKENVIWKWEDLDNTPGNVTNILYKTWLPQDDILAHPNTKLFITHAGKGGITESQYHGVPMVALPVFADQPGNAAQMERSGFGLALDLLTITEDSFRQALKEVLENDKYSETARKFSTLYRDRPLTAKQTVVYWTEYVLRHRGAPHLQSPAVHMSFIELNNLDVYTVIASIVISFLLLARLVGKFLWSKLFAKANTSAAKKNQ, encoded by the coding sequence ATGTCGACGGCCAAGGCTCTGGCCGAAGCAGGACATAATGTGACGGTGGTGTCGATGATGAAGCCCAAGGTAATGCACAAGGACATCCACCTGATTGTGATCCCAGTgacggaggagcagcagcggaGCATAGAGGAACAAATGGCCATTATGGCAGGACGAAAGAACTCAGTGCTAGACACCATGAGTCGCTTCCTGAACAGCTTGGATGTGATGATCGATTCCCAGGCCGATGTGCTTACCGACCCGAGATTTCTGCGAATTTACGAGACCAAATTCGATTTGATGATATTGGGCTACTTTCTCAACGACTTCCAATTGGCAGTTGCAGCGAAGCTGAAGGTTCCCGTCATTCTGGACGGGTTAATGCCGCCCAATTTCATAACTGATGCGTTTGCCGGTAATCCCTCGGAATTATCCTACGTACCCCATATGGCCACTATTGCAACGCAGCCAATGGGCTTCCTAAAACGAACCGAGAACCTGGCCTTGCATCTATTTTCCAAGTACATGTCGACAATACTCGAGTCTAAACTGAACCACAATTATGAGAAAATCTATGGTGGAGATAAGAATCTACCCTCTCTCAAAGAGTTAAGGAAAAATATCACACTCGTTTTCACAGGCTCCCATTTAATCAGTGAGGGTCCCATACGACCTCTTGTGCCTGCCATTATCGAAACTGGAGGCATTCAAGTGAAGGATAAGCCGGATCCTCTACCAGAGGATATCGGTCAGTTCTTAAACAAGTCCACCCAGGGAGCTGTCTTCCTCTCCCTCGGCTCGAACATCAAGAGCTCCACAGTGAAGCCGGAAATCGTTCAGATCATATTCAAGGTCCTGTCAGGACTGAAAGAGAATGTTATATGGAAATGGGAGGACTTGGACAATACCCCAGGCAATGTTACTAATATTCTTTACAAAACGTGGCTGCCGCAGGATGATATCCTGGCCCATCCGAACACCAAGCTCTTTATCACCCACGCCGGAAAGGGTGGCATCACGGAATCCCAGTACCATGGTGTTCCCATGGTGGCCCTGCCAGTTTTCGCAGATCAACCAGGAAACGCTGCTCAAATGGAAAGATCTGGATTTGGCCTGGCCCTAGATTTGCTCACTATTACCGAAGACAGTTTCAGACAGGCCCTAAAGGAGGTCTTGGAAAATGACAAGTATAGTGAAACAGCTAGGAAATTCTCCACTCTGTACAGGGATCGACCCCTCACTGCAAAACAAACAGTTGTTTACTGGACGGAATACGTTCTGAGGCATCGTGGTGCCCCACACCTTCAGAGTCCTGCGGTCCATATGAGTTTCATTGAGCTCAACAATCTGGATGTCTATACTGTTATTGCATCGATCGTGATCTCCTTCTTACTTCTGGCTCGACTGGTTGGGAAATTCTTGTGGAGCAAACTGTTTGCCAAAGCTAACACCTCAGCAGCGAAGAAGAATCAATAA
- the LOC108068843 gene encoding UDP-glucosyltransferase 2-like, with translation MFAVRSVILLLLGVVASTQGANILGLFSSHSQSHLIIHMSVAKALVEAGHNVTVVSMLKPKVTHKDIHLIVIPMKEDQELIMENQMTEMAGQKNSLMSTMNRLLSGMEVMINAQAELLSDPRFQRVYETKFDLMILGYFINDFQLGVAHKLKVPVIIDWMSASATVIDKYTGNPAEIAYVPLLGTVVTQPMSLLKRAENLAKYLFFEYILVIFDFKLTRIYNEIFAEKDQPTLKELRKNISMAFVGSHLISEGPIRPMVPGLVEIGGIQVKDKPDPLPKDIGQFLNKSTQGAVFLSLGSNIKSSTVKPEIVQTIFKVLSGLKENVIWKWEDLENTPGNASNILYKNWLPQDDILAHPNTKLFITHAGKGGITEAQYHGVPMVALPIFGDQPGNAAVMEKSGYGLALDLLTITEDSLREALKEVLENKKYSQAIGKFSALYRDRPLTAKQSVVFWTEYILRHHGAPHLQSPSIHMNFIELNNLDIYALIATFIVLFLLLARLVAKFIWSKFRGQPKILETKKKQ, from the coding sequence ATGTTCGCGGTTCGCTCCGTAATTTTGCTGCTACTCGGCGTGGTGGCTTCCACCCAGGGAGCAAATATTCTGGGGCTCTTCAGCAGCCACAGTCAATCGCATCTGATCATCCACATGTCGGTGGCCAAGGCACTGGTCGAAGCTGGACACAATGTGACGGTGGTTTCTATGCTGAAACCTAAAGTAACGCACAAGGACATCCACCTGATTGTGATCCCGATGAAGGAGGATCAGGAGCTCATTATGGAAAACCAAATGACCGAAATGGCCGGGCAGAAAAACTCACTCATGAGCACCATGAATCGACTTCTTTCTGGCATGGAAGTGATGATCAATGCCCAAGCCGAACTACTCTCAGATCCGAGGTTTCAACGCGTTTACGAGACCAAATTCGATCTAATGATATTGGGATATTTCATCAACGACTTTCAACTGGGAGTTGCGCATAAGCTGAAGGTACCTGTTATCATCGACTGGATGTCTGCCTCAGCCACTGTGATTGATAAGTACACGGGCAATCCCGCAGAGATAGCTTATGTGCCCTTATTGGGCACCGTTGTAACGCAGCCCATGAGTTTGCTTAAGCGAGCCGAAAACTTGGCTAAGTACCTGTTTTTCGAGTATATTCTTGTTATCTTTGATTTCAAATTGACGCGCATTTATAATGAAATCTTCGCGGAAAAAGATCAACCAACTCTGAAAGAGCTGAGAAAGAATATCTCAATGGCCTTTGTGGGCTCCCATTTGATTAGTGAGGGTCCTATTCGACCCATGGTGCCTGGACTTGTTGAAATCGGAGGAATTCAGGTTAAGGATAAGCCGGATCCGCTGCCCAAGGATATCGGTCAGTTCTTGAACAAGTCCACCCAAGGAGCTGTCTTTTTATCACTTGGCTCAAACATCAAGAGCTCCACGGTGAAGCCGGAAATTGTGCAGACCATCTTTAAGGTCCTGTCAGGATTGAAAGAGAACGTTATCTGGAAGTGGGAGGACTTGGAAAACACTCCCGGCAACGCATCCAACATTCTTTATAAGAACTGGCTGCCCCAAGATGATATCTTGGCCCATCCGAACACCAAACTCTTTATCACTCACGCCGGAAAGGGTGGCATCACCGAGGCCCAGTACCATGGAGTACCCATGGTGGCTTTGCCCATTTTCGGGGATCAACCTGGTAACGCTGCAGTGATGGAAAAATCGGGGTATGGTCTGGCTCTCGATTTGCTTACCATAACGGAGGACAGTCTGAGGGAGGCCCTGAAAGAAGTGTTGGAGAACAAGAAGTACAGCCAAGCTATTGGAAAATTCTCGGCCCTGTACAGGGATCGACCTCTGACGGCAAAACAATCGGTGGTTTTCTGGACGGAGTATATCCTGAGACATCACGGTGCTCCCCATCTGCAGAGCCCTTCGATTCATATGAACTTCATAGAGCTAAACAATCTCGATATCTACGCTCTAATTGCAACATTCATAGTATTGTTTTTGCTCCTAGCTCGTCTGGTTGCGAAATTTATTTGGAGCAAGTTTAGGGGCCAGCCAAAAATCTTAGAGACGAAAAAGaagcaataa
- the Ugt37E1 gene encoding UDP-glucosyltransferase 2 produces MIKYTPIGLLLVLLLSMKTQESNGANILGIFGTHSPSHVIVHMAVMKTLADRGHNITVVTQMKPKLAAHENITVIVAPPTPERKKFIDEYMKETFNDKPSIWTTMLKAVTQANVQLEGQREFMVHPDFKELYENPKTKFDLVILGPMANDFQLGIAAKLRCPVIITWVGVPLPFMDVIVGNVNDPSYVPSLNVALEAGQNTMKFTQRFGNFFKHSFLSVVNKLLNYKMNQMYEEAFANETDPEFPNYYEMKRRISLLFYNYHSPSEGPIRPTVPQSIEIGGIQVKEQSDPLPKELAEFLDNADEGAIFFSLGTNVNTNNFGPDFADILYKVLSKLPQRVVWKWEDLSNKPGNSSNIYFSNWLPQDDILAHPKVKLFITHAGKGGVAEAQYHGVPMLALPIFGDQQGNAEIMTKSGFGRWLDIHTMTAQELEENILEVLEKPSYREAIGKFSTLYRDRPLTARQSVVYWTEYVLRHQGAYHLQSPLIHMDFVASSNLDVYGVVLLASLALLVLLTIIVKFIFRKIFRVVRGHSYRAKTLPNKLKNN; encoded by the exons ATGATTAAATACACTCCGATCGGGCTATTGCTCGTATTACTTTTGAGCATGAAGACTCAAGAAAGTAATGGAGCCAATATCTTAGGAATTTTCGGCACACACAGTCCCTCCCATGTGATCGTGCACATGGCTGTGATGAAAACCCTTGCGGATCGGGGTCACAACATCACAGTGGTGACCCAGATGAAACCGAAATTGGCGGCGCATGAAAATATCACTGTGATTGTGGCACCACCGACTCCCGAACGAAAGAAATTCATCGACGAATATATGAAGGAAACATTCAATGACAAACCTTCTATCTGGACGACCATGCTAAAAGCCGTCACCCAGGCGAATGTTCAGTTGGAGGGTCAGCGTGAGTTCATGGTGCATCCCGATTTCAAGGAGCTGTACGAGAATCCAAAGACCAAATTTGATTTGGTGATTTTGGGTCCGATGGCCAACGACTTTCAGTTGGGCATTGCAGCCAAGCTCCGCTGTCCGGTGATCATAACTTGGGTGGGCGTGCCACTGCCCTTTATGGACGTTATTGTGGGAAATGTCAATGATCCATCCTATGTGCCCAGCTTGAATGTAGCCCTCGAAGCTGGCCAAAACACCATGAAATTTACCCAAAGATTTGGAAACTTTTTCAAGCATTCCTTCCTGAGCGTAGTGAATAAACTATTGAACTACAAGATGAACCAGATGTATGA GGAAGCTTTTGCCAATGAGACAGATCCGGAGTTCCCCAACTACTACGAAATGAAGCGTCGCATATCCTTGCTGTTCTACAACTACCATTCGCCCAGCGAAGGACCTATTAGACCAACAGTTCCGCAATCGATTGAAATTGGAGGGATACAGGTTAAAGAGCAGTCGGATCCACTGCCCAAGGAACTAGCCGAGTTCCTCGATAATGCCGATGAGGGTGCCATATTCTTCAGTTTGGGAACCAATGTGAATACCAATAACTTTGGACCCGACTTTGCAGATATCCTGTACAAAGTGCTATCCAAACTGCCCCAACGAGTCGTGTGGAAGTGGGAGGATCTGAGCAATAAGCCAGGGAACTCGTCCAACATTTACTTTAGCAATTGGCTGCCGCAGGACGATATCCTGGCTCATCCAAAGGTGAAACTTTTCATTACCCATGCTGGCAAGGGCGGAGTGGCGGAGGCCCAATACCATGGGGTTCCCATGCTGGCATTACCCATTTTTGGAGATCAACAGGGAAATGCTGAGATCATGACAAAGTCGGGCTTTGGCCGTTGGTTGGACATTCACACAATGACGGCACAGGAACTGGAGGAGAATATCCTTGAGGTCCTGGAGAAGCCATCGTATCGAGAGGCCATCGGCAAATTCTCCACCCTTTATAGGGATCGTCCCTTGACCGCCCGGCAATCGGTTGTCTACTGGACCGAGTACGTGTTGCGTCACCAGGGAGCCTATCATCTGCAGAGTCCCCTCATCCACATGGATTTTGTGGCCAGCAGCAATCTCGATGTCTACGGAGTAGTTCTCCTCGCCAGTCTGGCACTACTCGTTCTACTCACAATAATAGTTAAATTCATATTTCGCAAGATTTTTAGAGTTGTGCGTGGCCACAGTTATCGCGCCAAAACATTGCCTAACaagcttaaaaataattaa